TCTAGTGATACTATAAGTTTCATCATTGGAAATTTGATGTTTcttttatatctaattttttattacattcttttcttttttctatcttttttttttttggcatgttgCACGTGTATGGCATCGCAACGAAATTGTTCCACTTTAAATCTAAATGTAATATCTATCTGGCAAATATAGGGGGACAAGAAATTGTTGTCGTTTattggtgaaaaataaaataagagtcgtcatctagtattttgatcaaactagaaaaccttaactggtctcagagatcaggtacggggactgattgcgtaaagaaaatgtattagcaccccaaatacattttacctaagataagctgcattgtttgattgtctaataaaaagctaaggtgttattgtatttctatttgttggtctgtttatggttcaagaaaaatcctcatCAGTAAgaagatccttatcttatcgagaaaaaaacctaaccgttctaacatctatatgaaaactatatttttaatatcaggaatatgttttacgtataaattcataatcccagatactaaaagaagacaaaaggattttttttagaatttttaaaatattattggccaAGTTTCTCATGGCTCTAACAAATTTGTTGTTAAAGCCAAAGTGCAtgataatacatatatatttttttgaaattttcttttttgtatgaaaatataatgtgatgatttttattttttggagagactaggtcgtatgcatgaaaacaaaatatttttttttatttttttatatattttttgatgtctTGACAAAAACTAGATATTTTCATAtcgaatttgtatctttacagtataaaaatacaaaccgatattgataaaaaatgcaGTAACAAACTTGCAgaaaatcacatatttttttttaaataattctttgaaGAAAATCTTCGAACGGGTCAAACCCGACCCAAAAGAAAACCGGGCCAAAATCAGCCCAAAATAAATTGGGGTCTGGTTTCTACAGTTATACCAGCTGTCATTCCAGGGAGATATATGATTTATTCTTTGGCATCAAGCGATAAGAGAACAGGGAGATTTACTTTCTCAAATTCTATATGGTATATACATCTTTTCgttctttattcatttataaagaCACTAGTGGGTGCTGATGTCGCACCCACTAATGCAaatcaaatgaattattttggaaaattttcattttcaattatcTATGTTTGGCAGAAAAGCTAGCCAAGAAAAGGTGGGATCCGTCGGCAGAATTGCTTGATTCATCCGGCCGCCTATACTCACATGCCTAATTAAAGACACATTTGTAAAAGATAATTATAGCATTATTGGTGCATAGAACAAGAGACGACATCACAAGTCCTCGTTTGTTTGTCCCACCAAGCAACTTGCAAGATGGCAAGTACTTGTTATAGTATTTGCTCACTTCTTCAGTATCTTCAAAAAATGTCTCTAAGCCAATTCTTGTGCACAGCTCCTCCCCTTCTTTCTTACTCTCTCCCTCTACATTAGCTTCTCCACCGCTGCTAATACCATCGGTGTAACCCACACGACAGTGGCTGTGGCTACTGACAATGTCCCTTTACCAAAGAAAGTTGCCACCTTCCTCCCTAGCGATATTTCTCCACCTACTGAGAAGTATTGGTACTCAAGGTTGCCCAACACTCCATTGCCAAAAGCCCTGAGATATCTTCTACAACCTGGTCATTATCCTTCAATCACCAGAGAATTCGCTAATGAAAACGTAAGTGCTATTGTTATCGTAAGAAGATATAGAATAATTTATAGCAGACGAGGCTACAAAAGAGGCGATAAAAAATCCCTGAACTCTGCCCTCCCTGACTCAACCATATTCTACCAGTACGACGATCTCCATCCaggtaaaaaaatgaaagttctTTTCACGGAGAGTGGAACCAAGGTTAGTTTCTTGCCTCGTCAAGTCGCAGAGTCTATACCATTTTCGAGTGACAAAATACCAGATATTTTGAAGTACTTCGAACTAGAAGTCAACTCAAAAGAGGCTCAGGTTATCAGAGAAGAAATAGGAGGATGCGAGGAGCCAAACATGGAAGGAGAAGACAAATATTGTGCTACATCTCTAGAGTCATTAATTGATTTGACTGTTGAAAGGCTTGGCCAAAATGTGCGGGTACTCTCGACTGAAGCAGGCAAGAAGCAAGAGTATACGGTTTCAGCCGCAGTGAGAATGATTGGAGATCATAAAGCAGCAGTGTGTCACAAGATGAGATATCCTTATGCAGTGCACTATTGCCATGTAATCGCAGACACGGAGGTTGATGAGGTTCCATTAGTGGGTGCTGATGGCACAAAAGTGAAAGCTGTAACGGTTTGCCACCTCAACACATCAGCTTGGAGTCCAGACCATATGGCGTTTCAAGTTCTCAAAATTAAGCCAGGACCTGCTGTTTGTCACTTTCTAGATAGTGATACTCTCGTTTGGGTGCcaaagaaggataaaaaaatgactCCATGACCATAGATAAAAGCTTGGTATTGATCGGCAGAGGGCTTTAATAAGTTTGCTTCCTTGCTGTTTATAATATGTATGTACTTCCGTCCCTTCCCTGTTGTCGTcgctgtttatgtttttcatacacACGCGAGTCCATGACCATAGGTAAAAGCTTGGTATGGATCAGCAGAGGGCTTTAATAAGTTTGCTGCCTTGTTGTCGTTGCTGTTTCTAACATGTATGTACTTTCTTCCCTTCCCTGCTGTCATAGCTGTTTATGTTTGTCATACACACGCACCCCCTCACCCTGTTTTAGTGTGGAAGCACTGGTTTTCTTAAGAAGAAGGTGATCCAGAAAAACCAGCCTTATCAGGTATTCACATTCAGAAGTACAGTTGCAATTTGGTATTATGCTTAGAAAATGTGCTCCCATAATCAATGGAAGAAACCTCGGTCAAtaactataagaaaaaaaaaaaaaaaacatgtgtacaTATATAGTAGAAAAAACATGGCAACcacaaaatatttgattatattgtTTCACAGGGAACTGCAATCAACTTCATCCTGATACAAgataaccacaaaaaaaacccaGCCTCAACGATATTCTACCAGTACAACGACCTCCACCCTGGCAAAAAGATGACATTTCTTTTTACTAATAGTGGAACCAAAGTTAGTTTCTTGCCTCGTCAAGTCGCAGAGTCCATACCATTTTCGAGTGACAAAAATACCAGAGATTTTGAAGTAGTTTCCACTAGAAGTCACCTCAAAAGAGGCTCAGGTTATCAGAGATGAAATAGGAGGAGCCGAACATGGAATGAGAAGACAAATATTGTGCAAAATCTCTTGAGTCATTGATTGATTTAGTGTTGAAAGTCTTGGCCATAATGATCGGGTGCTATCGACTGAACCAAGCAAGAAGCAAGAGTATACTGTTtcagaaaaaaagggaaaatgatTGGAAAACATAAAGCAATTGTGTTTCATTAGATGAGATACGCATACGCAGTGCACTAATGCCATTTACTCGAAACAAAAAGATCCATGAGGTTCCCACTAGCATGGTTGCTGATGTCGCAAAAGTGAAAGCTGCAACAGTTTGCCCCTCAAATCATCAGCGTTTGAAGTTCTCTAAACTAATCCAGGACCGGGAGTTTTACATTTTTGTGGTTACTGACAGTCTTTTTCGGGTTCCAACAAAGGATCAAGAACAGACTCCATGACCATAGATCAAAGCTTGGTATTTATAGGCATGGGACCttgattaatatttagtttGGGGTGATTTGTACTCACCCCCCCTCTATTGTCGTAGTTGTTTGTGTTTGCAACGTTTAGCTTAACGAAAGGATCCTGAAAAGGCTGATAAAGCTGCCTTAACAGGCTTTGAATCATCTATTGAAAACCTTGCTAGTGCTATTTTCTAGGTACTGGTAGCTCCCTCACCAGATCACAAAACTTGCAaatcaaatgaattattttggAAATTTCCCATTTTCAATCCATGTTTGGCAGAAAAGCCAAGAAAAGGTGGGATCCATCGGCAGAATTGCTTGATTCTTCCCGCATATACACACATGCCTAAAGACACATTTGTAAAAGATAATTATAACATTATTGGTGCATAGAACAAGCGACGACATCATAAGTCCTTGTTTGTTTGTCCCACCAAGCAACTTGCAAGATGGAAAGTACTTGTGATAGCATTTGCTTATTCAAGGACCATACTATAAATATACTGTTCCCTTTTGTGCCTCCCATCATGGTGGTTCtcagtaaaaaaaactaaaacaatgatGAATACTAAAGGTTTAATTTTACccatcattttaaatattattttccatgCTTGGAATGATGGATGCTTCTGTATGTTACACATgaatttgttataatttatttaagatatttataattattctcCTTGAACATTTTATTAGGTTCGGTTagtaatataaaactataatgGGAATCTTAGTTAATAAGTTAAgttatgtaaaaatatttatattatatggtatcataattttaatgatCAAGTTATCAGGAGTTTGAATCGATTTCActacacttttattttatataataaaaattaagcataagataATCTAAGTTTATATGAGTTTTTAGATCGAAAAAGCTTTTACTTAAATTggtatgttttaaaataatataaaattattattagaatttcacttaacaacttaagttatttgattaaaaatacaaatatatttaattgtaaaCTGTTTGGAATCAATTCGCTAGtgtaagtaaatttaattacaatatttaatttaaattacattgacaaataaattgaatttacatatctagaaaagataaaatttaatccattttattttttatattactctcatcaccttcatcttattctttcaaagattttattaaaaaacagatggataaacatttattttaagaagctagttttaacattaatttcttcttttggtGTAATCAATTAAAGAAgttgatttctaatttatttttatattatttttagaaattaaattccattgaaaattatattattgacaCTTAAAATGGTTCTAAacagaaataatatatattaaaatctttgaattcaatttaatcTAGAGAATTCCAAAACATGTTGTTAAAAAGACATAAACAAATACATAAGAtaaactaaatttgtttttaaaatagttttgaagttaatttttatatttataaaaatatatatttttttatctctaatttttttcattccaaaatAGTAACAAATCTCTactcaaaagtttttttattattattttatttattgtccaGGTAAGTTTTCTCTTGAGACACATCCCAGCATCTACCGTATCATTTGTATCCCCAATAAAAATAGGTATAGAACCACACCATAGATGTATAGAGAAATTGAATCGCTcttcaattatataatttttttgtttatcaattcaAACGCATTACtgttataaactaaaaaagtataaacttttaagatgaacattaatgcacaataaatactttttctgttttaataattaaactttattttataactttacagttttttaaagagtaatttattattcatttaaaagTTAATAGATATGTTACAAAACCATTTTAACAAGTCAACTATAAATTCTCTGCACCCGAGttcgattttttttatgcacGCTTGTTGTTCTCGTAgtgttttatctatttattagaCTTATAGGGTGTTCAGTGGGTTTGAAGATTAGTCGTGATGCGTATAAACTGGTCTGAACACccgaattatatataaaaaaaatattaactaatagaagatttaaaatgatttaagtttttttttaaaaaaaataaattagagaagaAAGTAGCCTAGTTTAATCATGTTAAAATTCACAGaaattttcttacaaaatttattttttgtatggaatcttttatttttttttaatacaaaacttCAAGTAAACTTGAATCATCTTGATCTAATTAATATAACATTTGAATttgtataagattttttttaaaaaataaactagaggAGGAAGTGCTGTAATTTAATTAGGTTAAAATTGCtgatttttattacaaaatttattttatacggattgttttaatatattttttaaaaaataaaacttgaattaatttttttatttgaattcataGTTTATATAAATGATTCTAATTTGaatactctttttttaataacattaaaaagatGAACTAAAATCTAATCCAAAgatatcttttattaaaaaaaaatcatgaatcattCGAAcagaaagaattattttttgagttatGAAAGTTGTTCGTAATTCTAGACAATCAAAGCCCAAGTTGTAGGTTTTGCTACTAAAATAATGAAAGACAAGACTGTGGCCACTTGATCACAAACCACAAGCCAAAGCAGCCCATAGAAAAGGGGAAAGGTATCTCAGACAGACAAAAGAATTTGTTTAGATCTCAGTCATGGAAAAAGTTAGATACACAGTCagctagagagagaaagaaagaagctctAATCGAAAtctagatagagagagagagagactcgtGTCCATGTCCTAAAAGAGAATCTAATCTATTCATCATAGACTTAATTGCAACTTAGTCCCTATAGTTTATTAAGACTAATTTATTAAACCTTgtagtatataaaaataattaaatagtccTTGGTTAATccattgggtttttttttttcttcataaaatccttcttttctcattaaatttcataaaaagacatttttttttaatttaaaaaatttaaataatatcattttaattaacttgaatcAATTTGAATTAACATTTATACCACCTGTAAAACATTTCTTGTACTGGGTCATAGGCTAtaaggtttaataactttgaatttaagaaaaattgtataagtatataatttatgaaactaCAAATACAAATCAATGAGTTTTTTCAGACTATAAGGAGTAAGCTATAGTTTGCCCATTCATCAGACAGCGCAAAAAGTCTTCTGTCTCAGTTCTCATCactatagagagagagagaaaaggagagagggaTTCAAGACCCAAGACTGAAGCTTTTTCTTGAGTCCTTTTGAACCCGCTTCAGGGGTTGAGTCTCTAACCATGGATGATCAACCAAAACCCTCATCGTCTAGTGCTCCACCACTGTCATCAAGGCCTAAATGGGTGCTTCCTTACAAGACCCAGAACTTAAGAGACCATTACAGCATAGGGAGGAAGCTTGGTCAAGGGCAGTTTGGTACAACTTTTCTCTGTACACATAAAACCTCAGGAAAAAAGTATGCTTGCAAGTCAATACCAAAAAGAAAGCTTCTTTGCAAAGAAGATTATGAGGATGTGTGGAGGGAAATCCAGATAATGCACCATTTGTCAGAGCATCCACATGTGGTTAGGATTAGCGGGGCATACGAAGATATTTCTTGTGTTCACTTGGTGATGGAGCTTTGTGAAGGAGGTGAGCTTTTTGATAGGATTGTTAAGAAAGGGCATTATAGTGAAAAAGAGGCTGCTAAATTGATGAAAACTATTGTTGGGGTTGTTGAGACATGCCATTCACTTGGTGTCATGCATAGAGATCTTAAGCCTGAGAACTTCTTACTTCATAGTGTTGAGGAGGATGCTCCTCTTAAGGCCACTGATTTTGGGCTTTCTGTGTTCTACAAGCCAGGTCTGGTTCCTTCACTTCTTGGGTGTTACCTTttttcccaattttttttttatgttttgcttgtgttttctttggtgggttttatttttctgcagatttagtgtttgttttgttgCTATTGATTGAATTTAGATTTGTGGTTGCCTGCTTTCTTGACTGACTTGATTAAGTTTTTGATCTGGGATTATGTGTGTGTTCATTCACTGTATGCCCAAAACGCTCGTTATCATTATATTTACTACCTTAGTTGGGATTGATTTTTGATAATTGGGACTTTACTAATACAATTGATCATCACTAAGACACTAATGCCTCTGGCTCCAACTTGCACAATCTCTTGAAATGCTTTTGAATTGAACACCAAATGTTCAATGAGCTTGTTTTGAGGAGTGATTGGTCCCTTCATTCAGAAATGTGGCCCTTGAAGGCTTGAAAATGAGAATTCTTGGACATTGACCATTCGAAATGAACCTGCATCATTTTCATGCATTTAATAAGGGCTTTGAATGCTTCCTTGCTTGAAATAGTTGATTTTATCTTGAAGTGGGGGACCCAATCTGGCCCATTGCATTGTTGGACGAAAGAGCCTTTGCCAACTATCTCAGCGGGCTCCCAGCAATCAATGTTTCAATAACTAACCAAGAAATACATAACTACATTGTGGTTGTGCTTCaaagattttgtttcttttccctTGACCGAAgttatttgatgctcaatactcTCCATTCTAGTACTCTTAAGATGAGATAATTGCTTAGAATTAGTCACAAGTTGCTTGCCAGTACCTCGTGCGATCCCTTAACATGTTTGcacaaagttgattttttttttttgtagctatTTCACTTCGAATGTGTTAGTCTTTGTGTTgaatgaattgaatttgattcaTTTTCTGGAGGTTCTAGCAGTGCATGCTTCAcctctcttctccctcaacCATTTCAGTTATTCTTCcagctttcctttcctttcctttcctcttgTTGAAATCCTGAGTGTTCTCATCTTAAAGTTTTCTCAAATATGATTGttaaaatctctctctctcacctcATCTATACATGGACATATTGGCCTCATATAGGTATATCAGATTCTTATGCAAATGTCATTTACACATTTtctttggggaaaaaaaaaaacttctctgGTTTATTGTAAGCTTCTGCAACCTGGGAAACAACTTCTGTCCTATGATTTACAGTAGGCGTGTTTGCCTGCTTGTACCTGTAAACTTCATAACAATGATTCTGAATAAATAGAAATCTTCAAAGTGGATTGTAGTCAATTATTGCGTCACATTTCAAAATTACGACTTTTTTGTCCTCATTGCTCCGAAACCATTGCTACTTAACACAACCTtgtcatcatttaatattgtggtCTGCCTCAGTCTGACGCATACTTAATTTTGTGGATTTTCAGGCGAAACTTTTTGTGATGTTGTTGGGAGTCCATACTATGTTGCGCCAGAGGTATTGCGCAAACATTATGGACCTGAAGCAGATGTATGGAGTGCAGGAATTATTTTGTACATACTATTAAGTGGTGTGCCGCCTTTTTGGGctggtaataatttttttattcctgcaCTGATGACAAATCAAGTTCTGGATAGGGATGGTTACTAAGAATTGAGTTTTTGTGCTACTGACTTTTACTGACATTATTTTCTGTCCTCGTTTACTCTGTTATAAATGTCAGAAACTGAAATCGGGATCTTCAAGCAGATATTGCAAGgcaaattagattttgaatctGAACCATGGCCTAGTATTTCAGACAGTGCCAAGGATCTGATTAGAAAAATGCTTGAACGGAATCCAAAGAAAAGACTAACTGCTCATGAAGTACTCTGTAAGACTCTTCAATTTTCCTTAAACAGGGATTTAGGAGTGTTAGGCTTAAACAAGTTCCAGCACAGTGATTATTGATGGATGTTGCTACATCATGATACCTATGTGACCTTTGGTGCAGGCCACCCATGGATCGTGGATGACAGAATTGCCCCAGATAAACCTCTTGATTCTGCTGTTTTATCGCGGCTGAAACAGTTCTCTGCAATGAACAAGCTTAAGAAGATGGCTTTGCGTGTAAGTTCTTGCGGATGTATAGTAGTTTTCTTGTATTATATTATTGGTTCCGTTGAAAAAAACTATCACTAAATCAACCATGTTGATTGTTAAGTAAACTGATTATGTTACCTCTAAAAAACCAGGGCCTAATGACGCTTCAACTATTTGCATGACAACTACTTTATTTGGTGACCCCTTTAGTGACTTCTTTGCTCTCGTACACATAGATAAGAAAAGTCAACAGTCATTAATAACATCGTATTTAACATGGTGTCGGAGTCATTCTCCAAAAGATCATTAACTTAGTTATCAAACTAAGTATCTCACTCGTAATGGACTCAATACAAGCATGGAATGTTTAAGGAACATGAAGATAATATAAACAGGGGGACACGGGATATTTAGTACTCGACTTGCTTAAGTTTTAGATCTTAGTTGCTTAACATAttcaatgaaattttaatttttttcatttgtttggtAACTCAGTATTCATAATTAACTTTGATACCCGGAACAAACTTATACAGACTCACTTGCACGCACTTGCACACATATGTGTGTATCTATGAGTGTAGCTATGTTAGTATGCTGTAATGCTGACCTCAACTGAACTGATGCGTAGTGATTCTTGTAATGAATTTTAGGTCATAGCAGATAGGCTTTCTGAAGAAGAGATCGGTGGTTTGAAAGAGTTGTTCAAAATGATAGACACGGACAACAGTGGAACAATAACTTTTGATGAATTAAAAGATGGATTAAGGCGAGTAGGCTCTGAACTAATGGAGTCTGAGATAAAGGATCTGATGGATGCTGTAAGAGAACTTGCTCGAATCCTCTGtagtttctgttttgttttttcaaccaTTCAGTTGACATGAAATTGAACAAGTGCATGCTTTGTGGGTATTTTTGGCAGGCTGATATTGACAACAGTGGAACAATTGATTATGGTGAATTTCTAGCTGCCACTGTGCACTTGAATAAATTGGAGAGAGAGGAAAATTTAGTGTCTGCTTTCTCATTCTTTGACAAAGATAGCAGTGGATACATAACcattgatgagcttcaacaagCCTGCAAAGAGTTCGGCCTAAGCGAGCTCCACCTTGATGAGATGATTAAAGAAATCGATCAAGATAATGTAAGTCCATTATGTACTGTCAttgcaatcctttttttttcccctcataaaataaagaatctaGGAGCTTTACTCGGACAAATCATTCAGAAGCACATTACATTTGTTTTGGGAGTTGTAGGAGCTTCTGACAACATGTGATCATGGAAATTGTGTTGCAGGATGGACAAATAGACTATGGTGAATTTGCTGCAATGATGAGGAAGGGCAATGGAGGAATCGGGAGGAGAACAATGAGAAGCACATTTAACTTGGGAGATGCCCTAGGACTCACTACCAATGGATCTAAAACATCTGATTGATGCTCAGATAAACTATGTTTAACTATCTGCCATACTTTTTGCAAATATTGGTAAATCTTAATCTTTATGAATGGCCTGGCCATAATTTTGCTTCTCTGTTTAATATATCCGACTGGTTTACACGCGCTTCCGTAAAAGCTGGGGAGCTCAGGGACTTGGGGGTTGGTTAGGCTTCGTGAACCAAAAATGCTACAAGTAAATCCATGCTGTGCATTTGTGGGACATAGACAGTGCACTGTTGCACCATCTTGTGTTCTTGTGGCAGAGAAAACTACTACTCAAGGAAGTTATTGATAGAgtttttcttggaatttttagtttgttttgatattttaatataaaaataaattttaaaaactaaaaaaaaatattattttaatatattttaaaataaaaatattttaaaaaaataatagctctAAATAAGTTTACAATGGATCCGCTAAAAGTATCAACAACTTATTCAGCTCGAAGAAAGGGCAtagaaattacaaagaaaatgaatggaaaatataaattaaaaaagaaactataaatataaaaggttTTTTTGGCGATAgggttaaaatatattttcaaccaTACCACAACTCATTTACACTGGAAACTCGAGTATTAATTTCTTGTAAAGGTTtccactatatatatttttgattaaatACTATACAATAAGATATTCTAAATGTATATTATACGTGGAAGgtatgatattaaatattaattcaatggGATTAGGTACTGTTATTATCCCTGATTACAAGGTAAAGTACA
This genomic stretch from Populus alba chromosome 19, ASM523922v2, whole genome shotgun sequence harbors:
- the LOC118044933 gene encoding BURP domain protein RD22-like, with product MATNSCAQLLPFFLTLSLYISFSTAANTIGVTHTTVAVATDNVPLPKKVATFLPSDISPPTEKYWYSRLPNTPLPKALRYLLQPGHYPSITREFANENVSAIVIVRRYRIIYSRRGYKRGDKKSLNSALPDSTIFYQYDDLHPGKKMKVLFTESGTKVSFLPRQVAESIPFSSDKIPDILKYFELEVNSKEAQVIREEIGGCEEPNMEGEDKYCATSLESLIDLTVERLGQNVRVLSTEAGKKQEYTVSAAVRMIGDHKAAVCHKMRYPYAVHYCHVIADTEVDEVPLVGADGTKVKAVTVCHLNTSAWSPDHMAFQVLKIKPGPAVCHFLDSDTLVWVPKKDKKMTP
- the LOC118044955 gene encoding calcium-dependent protein kinase SK5, whose amino-acid sequence is MDDQPKPSSSSAPPLSSRPKWVLPYKTQNLRDHYSIGRKLGQGQFGTTFLCTHKTSGKKYACKSIPKRKLLCKEDYEDVWREIQIMHHLSEHPHVVRISGAYEDISCVHLVMELCEGGELFDRIVKKGHYSEKEAAKLMKTIVGVVETCHSLGVMHRDLKPENFLLHSVEEDAPLKATDFGLSVFYKPGETFCDVVGSPYYVAPEVLRKHYGPEADVWSAGIILYILLSGVPPFWAETEIGIFKQILQGKLDFESEPWPSISDSAKDLIRKMLERNPKKRLTAHEVLCHPWIVDDRIAPDKPLDSAVLSRLKQFSAMNKLKKMALRVIADRLSEEEIGGLKELFKMIDTDNSGTITFDELKDGLRRVGSELMESEIKDLMDAADIDNSGTIDYGEFLAATVHLNKLEREENLVSAFSFFDKDSSGYITIDELQQACKEFGLSELHLDEMIKEIDQDNDGQIDYGEFAAMMRKGNGGIGRRTMRSTFNLGDALGLTTNGSKTSD